A window of the Streptomyces formicae genome harbors these coding sequences:
- a CDS encoding diacylglycerol/lipid kinase family protein gives MRAAGRGASGGVGAVRAEVEAEVPMDVGGGHSARTGRAGRTGRGDRAGRGDRAGRTTLTARGRRWTARLAIVAAVAAVGLFVFVAGLRGLGFVVFTLVVGTAVTGAALWWALTRRGPVRALTAVLAVAAPAAVIWLQIASGLLWPLVVCLALGALAAGAGWSALAAESGPKPQHVTATPRPARPFLIMNPRSGGGKVARFGLREKAEAAGATVALLDPERRTDVTALARGAVADGADLLGVAGGDGTQALVAAVAAEHGIPFLVVPAGTRNHFAMDLGLDRDDPAAALDALADGVELRVDLGLVGARVFVNNASFGAYAAVVQSDAYRDDKLRTTLDLFPDVLTHRVGPRLTVRAGAMTIDAPQAVLVSNNPYRVGDRSAPGRRDRLDTGVLGLLSISVDSAAQAAALLGGDRSRGLTVLTTHEVVVDADAPEVSVGLDGEALTLPVPVRCTIRPGALRVRVPRHRPGVPRARPRLEWRKLALLALAR, from the coding sequence GTGCGGGCCGCAGGGCGCGGAGCGTCCGGCGGGGTCGGCGCGGTGCGCGCGGAGGTGGAGGCGGAGGTGCCGATGGACGTGGGCGGCGGCCACAGCGCCCGTACGGGGCGGGCCGGGCGTACGGGGCGGGGCGATCGTGCGGGGCGGGGCGATCGTGCGGGGCGGACGACGCTCACGGCACGCGGGAGGCGCTGGACCGCGCGGCTGGCGATCGTGGCGGCGGTCGCGGCGGTAGGCTTGTTCGTCTTCGTCGCCGGGCTCAGGGGCCTCGGGTTCGTGGTGTTCACGCTGGTGGTGGGGACCGCCGTGACAGGGGCGGCCCTGTGGTGGGCGCTGACACGGCGGGGGCCGGTGCGTGCCCTTACGGCCGTGCTGGCCGTCGCGGCTCCGGCCGCCGTGATCTGGCTCCAGATCGCCTCGGGTCTGCTCTGGCCGCTGGTCGTCTGCCTCGCACTCGGTGCGCTAGCGGCCGGTGCCGGTTGGTCGGCGCTCGCCGCGGAGAGCGGACCGAAGCCGCAGCACGTGACCGCCACGCCGCGCCCCGCGCGACCGTTCCTGATCATGAATCCGCGTTCGGGGGGCGGGAAGGTGGCACGGTTCGGGCTGCGCGAGAAGGCGGAGGCCGCCGGCGCCACGGTCGCACTGCTGGATCCGGAGCGGCGCACCGATGTGACCGCGCTGGCGCGCGGGGCGGTCGCGGACGGTGCGGATCTGCTCGGCGTGGCCGGAGGCGACGGCACCCAGGCCCTGGTGGCGGCGGTCGCGGCCGAGCACGGGATCCCGTTCCTGGTGGTCCCGGCCGGTACCCGCAACCACTTCGCGATGGACCTCGGCCTCGACCGCGACGATCCCGCGGCGGCCCTGGACGCCTTGGCCGACGGGGTCGAGCTCAGGGTCGATCTGGGCCTCGTCGGCGCGCGGGTGTTCGTCAACAACGCCTCGTTCGGCGCCTACGCGGCGGTCGTGCAGAGCGACGCGTACCGCGACGACAAGCTGCGCACCACGCTCGACCTGTTCCCGGACGTGCTGACGCACCGGGTCGGGCCGCGGCTGACCGTGCGGGCCGGGGCGATGACGATCGACGCCCCGCAGGCGGTGCTGGTGAGCAACAACCCGTACCGCGTGGGCGACCGGAGCGCGCCCGGGCGCCGGGACCGGCTGGACACCGGTGTGCTCGGCTTGCTGAGCATCTCCGTCGACAGTGCCGCGCAGGCGGCCGCCCTGCTGGGCGGGGACCGTTCGCGCGGGCTGACCGTGCTCACGACCCACGAGGTCGTCGTGGACGCCGACGCGCCGGAGGTGAGCGTGGGCCTGGACGGCGAGGCGCTCACCCTTCCCGTGCCCGTCCGCTGCACCATCCGGCCGGGCGCCCTGCGGGTACGGGTCCCCCGTCACCGTCCGGGTGTGCCGCGGGCCCGGCCGCGGCTGGAGTGGCGCAAGCTGGCGCTGCTGGCCCTGGCGCGTTGA
- a CDS encoding helix-turn-helix transcriptional regulator: protein MVLSADRTAVEPMADDDEVSPSGDPLLAAKFAVPPVPPAFVARKRLTDRLTEGAQGPLTVITGPAGAGKTTLAASWLHQRRRQRAAQPQAGPVVWLTVERDDSAPGVFWAYVLGAFRYHRVPLPDGVGSPSRADSVDHALIVRLASALTRLDRPVVLVLDGFERAADRDVAADLDFLLAHSGTSLRLVLTGRVDPPMPLHRYRTEARSCEIRRSDLAFTARESGRLLRSHGLTASPESVAALTERTEGWAAGLRLCALAMQQADDAEHFARSFAASQHAVADYLMAEVLDAQPPGTQDLLIRTSILTTIHPELADALTGRDDAGRILARLAAGNAFLEPVGDTSWYRSHPLFAEVLRTHLRSRSPSLGTELHRTAAHWLAGHDRLADALGHAVAADDWAYATALLVDRLAVGRLLTGPDSHGLQQLFSALPADLPGAAPALVSAAVALARRDTKESRRLLEASPVDGDAAPEPRLAHALLRLLTDAATGTGTDSDSDGECAGRGESDADADADADSESNGDDVRTLMAQLPLARLEEHPEIEALYRYGRAQALLATGRRAAARDAFAAALAAATDERTRTVRYHCLGALALTEAVDGLPGPAEAHAREGLDTAEEYGIPVGARTGACHLALAAVALDRGDLRGAARQLDAAGACPPALDPPATAEAAVLHSRLDLAHGRTSAALTALTGYDDNGTHHPCAEAERRIATARSAVHLARGDTRAARTALHAAPGAGPADTVAFAAVQLAAGDPERARRLLAPMGDGAPLCPADEIRRALLLAQAAVAEEDRAAAVAFLDQALRAARPGLLRAPFDESGPWLRHLLAGAPELATAHPWLTKRPTADDGCAPLIERLSARECDVLRCAAQLLSTQEIAAEMFLSVNTVKTHLKSVYRKLSVSHRGEAVRRAREAGLL from the coding sequence ATGGTGCTTTCTGCGGACCGTACGGCGGTGGAGCCCATGGCCGATGACGACGAAGTGAGCCCGAGCGGCGATCCGCTGCTGGCCGCGAAGTTCGCGGTACCCCCCGTACCCCCGGCTTTCGTGGCCAGAAAGCGCCTCACCGACCGGCTCACCGAGGGCGCCCAGGGCCCGCTCACCGTGATCACCGGTCCGGCCGGCGCAGGCAAGACGACCCTCGCCGCCTCCTGGCTGCACCAGCGCCGGCGGCAGCGTGCGGCGCAGCCGCAGGCCGGCCCCGTCGTCTGGCTCACCGTCGAGCGCGACGACAGCGCCCCCGGCGTGTTCTGGGCGTACGTGCTCGGCGCCTTCCGCTACCACCGGGTGCCGCTGCCCGACGGCGTCGGCAGCCCGTCCCGTGCCGACAGCGTCGACCATGCGCTCATCGTGCGGCTCGCGTCCGCGCTGACCCGGCTGGACCGGCCGGTCGTCCTCGTCCTCGACGGCTTCGAACGGGCCGCCGACCGGGACGTGGCCGCCGATCTGGACTTCCTCCTGGCCCACTCCGGCACGTCGCTCCGGCTCGTCCTCACCGGCCGGGTCGATCCGCCGATGCCGCTGCACCGCTACCGGACCGAGGCCCGCAGCTGCGAGATCCGGCGGTCGGACCTGGCCTTCACGGCGCGCGAGAGCGGCCGGCTGCTGCGCAGCCACGGACTGACCGCCTCGCCCGAGAGCGTCGCCGCCCTCACCGAGCGGACCGAGGGCTGGGCCGCCGGGCTGCGGCTGTGCGCCCTCGCCATGCAGCAGGCGGACGACGCCGAGCACTTCGCCCGCTCCTTCGCCGCCTCGCAGCACGCCGTCGCCGACTATCTGATGGCCGAAGTGCTCGACGCCCAGCCCCCGGGGACACAGGACCTGCTGATCCGGACGAGCATCCTCACGACCATCCACCCGGAGCTCGCCGACGCCCTCACCGGACGCGACGACGCCGGACGGATCCTCGCCCGGCTGGCGGCGGGCAACGCCTTCCTCGAACCGGTCGGCGACACGTCCTGGTACCGCAGCCACCCGCTCTTCGCCGAGGTCCTCCGCACCCATCTGCGCAGCCGCAGCCCGTCACTCGGCACGGAGCTGCACCGGACGGCGGCGCACTGGCTCGCCGGCCACGACCGGCTGGCCGACGCGCTCGGGCACGCCGTCGCGGCGGACGACTGGGCGTACGCCACAGCCCTGCTCGTCGACCGGCTCGCGGTCGGCCGGCTGCTCACCGGGCCCGACAGCCACGGTCTCCAGCAGCTGTTCAGCGCCCTGCCCGCTGATCTGCCCGGTGCCGCCCCGGCACTCGTCTCCGCCGCGGTCGCCCTCGCCCGCCGGGACACGAAGGAGAGCCGCAGACTCCTCGAAGCATCGCCCGTCGACGGTGACGCCGCCCCCGAACCGCGGCTCGCCCACGCGTTGCTCCGCCTCCTCACCGACGCGGCCACGGGCACGGGCACGGACAGCGACAGCGACGGCGAGTGCGCGGGCAGAGGCGAAAGTGACGCCGACGCCGACGCCGACGCCGACAGCGAGAGCAACGGCGACGACGTACGTACGCTCATGGCGCAGCTCCCCCTGGCCCGCCTGGAGGAGCATCCCGAGATCGAGGCGCTGTACCGCTACGGCCGCGCGCAGGCGCTCCTCGCCACGGGCCGCCGCGCCGCGGCACGGGACGCCTTCGCCGCCGCGCTCGCCGCAGCGACCGACGAGCGGACGCGGACCGTCCGCTACCACTGCCTCGGCGCCCTCGCCCTGACCGAGGCCGTCGACGGACTGCCCGGCCCGGCCGAGGCCCACGCGCGCGAAGGGCTCGACACCGCCGAGGAGTACGGCATTCCGGTCGGCGCTCGCACCGGTGCCTGCCATCTCGCGCTCGCTGCCGTCGCCCTGGACCGGGGCGACCTCCGGGGCGCCGCGCGGCAGCTCGACGCCGCAGGGGCCTGCCCACCCGCCCTCGATCCGCCGGCCACCGCCGAGGCCGCCGTCCTGCACTCACGGCTCGACCTCGCGCACGGGCGCACCTCCGCCGCCCTGACCGCCCTCACCGGCTACGACGACAACGGCACGCATCACCCGTGCGCCGAGGCCGAACGCCGGATCGCCACGGCCCGCTCCGCCGTCCACCTCGCCCGCGGCGACACCCGGGCGGCCCGCACCGCCCTGCACGCCGCGCCGGGCGCCGGGCCCGCCGACACCGTCGCCTTCGCAGCCGTCCAGCTAGCCGCCGGAGACCCCGAACGGGCCCGTCGTCTGCTCGCTCCGATGGGCGACGGCGCCCCGCTCTGCCCCGCCGACGAGATCCGCCGCGCGCTCCTGCTGGCACAGGCCGCCGTGGCCGAGGAGGACCGGGCCGCCGCGGTGGCGTTCCTCGACCAGGCCCTCCGGGCCGCACGCCCCGGGCTGCTGCGCGCCCCGTTCGACGAGTCCGGCCCCTGGCTGCGGCATCTGCTCGCAGGCGCGCCCGAACTCGCCACAGCCCACCCCTGGCTGACGAAGCGCCCCACGGCCGACGACGGCTGCGCACCGCTCATCGAACGCCTGAGCGCCCGCGAATGCGATGTGCTGCGCTGCGCCGCACAGCTCCTGTCGACCCAGGAGATCGCCGCGGAGATGTTCCTCTCCGTCAACACCGTGAAGACCCACCTCAAGAGCGTCTACCGCAAGCTGTCCGTCTCCCACCGCGGCGAGGCCGTGCGGCGCGCCCGGGAGGCCGGACTCCTCTGA
- a CDS encoding SHOCT domain-containing protein, with protein MDGSVYLAYDYPVLGAFWTVMWIFLWVLWLILLFRIIVDVFRDHEMNGWVKAAWLLFLILIPFLGVLVYVIARGKSMGKREVEHAQQQQEAFNAYIRDTAKGGSTGEELTRLSQLKEKGDLSEEEFQKAKEKLLH; from the coding sequence ATGGACGGCTCTGTGTACCTCGCGTACGACTATCCGGTGCTGGGCGCGTTCTGGACCGTGATGTGGATCTTCCTCTGGGTCCTGTGGCTGATCCTGTTGTTCCGGATCATCGTGGACGTCTTCCGCGACCACGAGATGAACGGCTGGGTCAAGGCGGCATGGCTGCTGTTCCTGATCCTGATCCCCTTCCTTGGCGTTCTGGTCTACGTCATCGCGCGGGGCAAGTCGATGGGCAAGCGCGAGGTCGAACACGCGCAGCAGCAGCAGGAGGCGTTCAACGCCTACATCCGGGACACCGCCAAGGGCGGGAGCACGGGGGAGGAGCTGACGAGGCTCTCCCAGCTCAAGGAGAAGGGTGACCTGAGCGAGGAGGAGTTCCAGAAGGCCAAGGAGAAGCTCCTCCACTAG
- a CDS encoding ABC transporter permease, whose amino-acid sequence MTANRAAAPAPDDCLARNDWICGEYLSTRREILWDAVLQHLQLTLVSVAIGLLLAVPLAVAARRWRWAAGPVLGVTTILYTIPSLAMFSLLLPVYGLSASLVIAGLVLYSLTLLVRNILAGLRAVPEETRQAARGMGYGPVRLLLTVEMPLALPAAMAGLRIATVSAVSLVTIGAIVGFGGLGNLIYSGMNTYFKAQVLTASVLCVIIAVAADAVLLGVQRLLTPWTRRAAG is encoded by the coding sequence GTGACCGCGAACCGCGCGGCGGCGCCGGCCCCCGACGACTGCCTCGCGCGCAACGACTGGATCTGCGGTGAGTACCTGTCCACCCGCCGCGAGATCCTCTGGGACGCGGTCCTCCAGCATCTCCAGCTGACCCTGGTCTCCGTCGCCATCGGACTGCTGCTGGCCGTCCCGCTGGCCGTCGCCGCCCGCCGCTGGCGCTGGGCCGCCGGCCCCGTGCTCGGCGTGACGACGATCCTCTACACCATCCCGTCGCTCGCCATGTTCTCGCTGCTGCTCCCGGTATACGGACTCTCCGCGTCGCTCGTCATCGCCGGACTCGTCCTCTACTCGCTCACCCTGCTCGTACGGAACATCCTCGCCGGACTGCGCGCGGTGCCCGAGGAGACCCGGCAGGCCGCGCGCGGCATGGGCTACGGGCCCGTACGGCTGCTCCTCACCGTCGAGATGCCCCTCGCCCTGCCGGCGGCCATGGCCGGGCTGCGGATCGCGACCGTCTCCGCCGTCTCGCTCGTGACCATCGGCGCGATCGTCGGGTTCGGCGGTCTCGGCAACCTCATCTACTCGGGGATGAACACCTACTTCAAAGCCCAGGTGCTGACCGCGTCCGTGCTCTGCGTGATCATCGCCGTCGCCGCCGACGCCGTACTCCTCGGAGTGCAGCGGCTGCTCACGCCCTGGACCAGGCGGGCCGCCGGATGA
- a CDS encoding ABC transporter permease has translation MNTLALAWDWLTNQANWSGANGVWHRLGQHLYLTSVCLVISCAIALPVALVLGHLGKGGALAVNISNVGRAVPTFAVLVLLLLSPIGGWGDWPTIIALVLFAVPPLLTNAYVGMRGVDQDVVRAARGMGMTGSQTLFRVELPLATPLIVTGVRIAAVQLVATATIAALAGGGGLGRIITAGFNLASTPQVVAGAVLVAAFALLVEAVFVLVERLAPDWGRGRAR, from the coding sequence ATGAACACGCTCGCCCTGGCCTGGGACTGGCTCACGAACCAGGCCAACTGGTCCGGCGCCAACGGCGTCTGGCACCGCCTCGGCCAGCATCTCTACCTCACCAGCGTCTGCCTGGTGATCAGCTGTGCGATCGCGCTGCCCGTCGCGCTCGTCCTCGGCCACCTCGGCAAGGGCGGCGCGCTCGCCGTCAACATCTCCAACGTCGGCCGGGCCGTGCCCACCTTCGCCGTCCTGGTCCTCCTGCTGCTCAGCCCGATCGGCGGCTGGGGCGACTGGCCGACGATCATCGCCCTGGTGCTGTTCGCCGTGCCGCCACTGCTCACCAACGCGTACGTGGGCATGCGCGGCGTCGACCAGGACGTCGTACGCGCCGCCCGGGGCATGGGCATGACCGGCTCCCAGACGCTGTTCCGCGTGGAGCTGCCGCTCGCGACACCGCTGATCGTGACCGGTGTACGGATCGCCGCCGTGCAGCTCGTCGCGACCGCGACGATCGCCGCGCTCGCGGGCGGCGGCGGACTCGGCCGGATCATCACGGCTGGCTTCAACCTCGCCTCGACGCCGCAGGTCGTCGCCGGCGCCGTCCTCGTCGCCGCCTTCGCGCTGCTCGTCGAGGCGGTCTTCGTGCTCGTGGAACGGCTGGCGCCCGACTGGGGGAGGGGCCGGGCGCGATGA
- a CDS encoding ABC transporter substrate-binding protein — translation MRRFRTPRTPRAPRTSRAPLRALVALVAGAVLAVSAVTGCTTGPSLENQGAVTGSPGDSRQLTIGSAGFTESELLAQMYSLLLDHAGYDTRIITVTNREIYEPALENGQIDVVPEYAATFADWLNAKTDGPDAPTVGSPDLGATMTALRSLATPRGLTVLPPGKAVDQNAFAVTKEYADRHRLKTLSDLGRSKLPVRLAAGDECVQRPYCAPGLKKTYGIDITAIDPKGIGTTQAKQAVQSGQDQMVVTTTTDATLDDFGLVLLADDRHLQNADYVVPVVNRSRAGSPAVTGVLDRLNSVLTTEDLTRLNKEVDSWRRLPEDVAREYLESKGLLPK, via the coding sequence ATGAGACGGTTCCGCACGCCCCGCACGCCCCGCGCGCCCCGCACGTCTCGCGCGCCCCTCCGCGCCCTTGTCGCGCTGGTCGCCGGTGCCGTCCTCGCCGTGTCGGCCGTGACCGGCTGCACCACGGGCCCGTCCCTGGAGAACCAGGGCGCGGTGACCGGCTCGCCGGGCGACAGCAGGCAGCTGACCATCGGCTCCGCGGGATTCACCGAGAGCGAGCTGCTCGCCCAGATGTACTCCCTGCTCCTCGACCACGCGGGATACGACACCAGGATCATCACGGTGACCAACCGGGAGATCTACGAACCCGCCCTGGAGAACGGCCAGATCGACGTCGTACCGGAGTACGCCGCGACCTTCGCGGACTGGCTCAACGCCAAGACCGACGGCCCCGACGCACCGACCGTCGGCTCGCCCGACCTCGGCGCCACCATGACGGCGCTGCGCTCCCTGGCCACCCCGCGCGGCCTCACCGTCCTTCCCCCCGGCAAGGCCGTCGACCAGAACGCCTTCGCCGTCACGAAGGAGTACGCCGACCGGCACCGTCTGAAGACCCTGAGCGACCTCGGCCGCTCCAAGCTGCCCGTACGGCTCGCGGCGGGCGACGAGTGCGTCCAGCGGCCCTACTGCGCGCCCGGGCTGAAGAAGACGTACGGCATCGACATCACCGCGATCGACCCCAAGGGCATCGGCACCACCCAGGCCAAACAAGCGGTCCAGTCGGGCCAGGACCAGATGGTGGTCACCACGACGACCGACGCGACGCTCGACGACTTCGGCCTGGTACTGCTCGCCGACGACAGACACCTCCAGAACGCCGACTACGTCGTCCCCGTCGTCAACCGCTCGCGTGCGGGCAGCCCCGCCGTCACCGGCGTCCTGGACCGGCTCAACTCCGTCCTGACCACCGAAGACCTGACCAGGCTCAACAAGGAGGTGGACAGCTGGCGGCGGCTGCCCGAGGACGTCGCACGGGAGTACCTGGAGTCCAAGGGCCTGCTGCCGAAGTGA
- a CDS encoding ABC transporter ATP-binding protein encodes MIRFEQVSKVYPDGTTAVDGLTFEVAEGELVTLVGPSGCGKTTTMMMVNRLIEPTSGRILVDGEDISRVDPVRLRRRIGYVIQQVGLFPHRTVLDNTATVPSLVGWKKAKARARAAELLDLVGLDPKTYGSRYPAQLSGGQRQRVGVARALAADPPVLLMDEPFGAVDPVVRERLQNEFLNLQATVRKTVLLVTHDIEEAVRMGDRIAVYGQGRIEQFDTPGAVLGTPATDYVARFVGADRGLKRLSVTAIEADDLEQPPVARLDEPAAAAAARLRAEDARWAVVLGATGELHGWVSADTLAIAGEQGTVGDLARRMEAWVPLGAPLKQAFSEMLQHDAGWVAVVDGARFAGVLTPAKLHEALRRSVDAEAQGVGRDEVDFDSVADA; translated from the coding sequence ATGATCCGGTTCGAGCAGGTCAGCAAGGTCTACCCGGACGGTACGACCGCCGTCGACGGGCTGACCTTCGAGGTCGCCGAGGGGGAACTGGTCACGCTGGTCGGCCCGTCCGGTTGCGGAAAGACGACCACGATGATGATGGTCAACCGGCTGATCGAACCGACCTCCGGACGGATCCTGGTCGACGGCGAGGACATCTCCCGGGTCGACCCGGTGCGGCTGCGCCGCAGGATCGGTTACGTCATCCAGCAGGTGGGCCTCTTCCCGCACCGGACGGTCCTCGACAACACCGCGACCGTCCCGTCCCTGGTCGGCTGGAAGAAGGCGAAGGCCCGCGCCCGCGCCGCCGAGCTGCTCGACCTGGTCGGGCTCGACCCGAAGACGTACGGCTCCCGCTATCCGGCCCAGCTCTCGGGCGGCCAGCGCCAGCGGGTCGGCGTGGCCCGTGCGCTGGCGGCCGATCCCCCCGTGCTGCTGATGGACGAGCCGTTCGGCGCCGTCGACCCCGTGGTGCGCGAGCGGCTCCAGAACGAGTTCCTGAACCTCCAGGCGACGGTCCGCAAGACGGTGCTGCTGGTCACCCACGACATCGAGGAGGCGGTGCGGATGGGCGACCGTATCGCCGTGTACGGGCAGGGCCGCATCGAGCAGTTCGACACGCCCGGCGCGGTGCTCGGCACGCCGGCCACCGACTACGTGGCGCGGTTCGTCGGCGCGGACCGCGGGCTGAAGCGGCTCTCGGTCACCGCGATCGAGGCCGACGATCTGGAGCAGCCGCCGGTGGCGCGCCTCGACGAGCCGGCCGCGGCGGCGGCCGCCCGGCTGCGCGCCGAGGACGCGCGCTGGGCCGTGGTCCTCGGCGCCACGGGTGAGCTGCACGGCTGGGTCTCCGCTGACACGCTGGCCATCGCCGGGGAACAGGGCACCGTCGGCGATCTGGCGCGCCGGATGGAGGCGTGGGTGCCGCTCGGGGCACCGCTGAAGCAGGCGTTCAGCGAGATGCTCCAGCACGACGCGGGGTGGGTCGCCGTGGTGGACGGGGCCCGCTTCGCGGGTGTGCTGACCCCGGCGAAACTGCACGAGGCGCTGCGCCGTTCGGTGGACGCGGAGGCGCAGGGCGTGGGGCGGGACGAGGTGGACTTCGACTCGGTCGCCGACGCGTGA
- a CDS encoding alpha/beta fold hydrolase, producing MTSYRQPGLVLTDRHFTVPLDHADPAGEQIRLYGREVVSSARAGAELPWLLYLEGGPGFGARRFPGKQAWLGRAVQEFRVLLLDQRGTGLSTPANRQTLPLRGGPEEQADYLAHFRADSIVRDCEAVRRQLTGGARWTVLGQSFGGFCATHYLSTAPEGLRTVLITGGLPSLDARADDVYRAACPRIQRKVEAHYARYPQDVERARRIAAHLAEHRTVLPGGYVLTPEAFQSLGIQLGTGDGSHQLHYLLENAFIAGAGGDELSDAFQEGVHAALSYAAHPLYAVLHEAIYAQGGAPTAWAAERVRAEFPQFDAAKTLAGDGPLLFTGESVHPWHFETDPALRPLREAAELLAQRTDWPPLYDAEVLAANEVPVAAAVYHDDMYVDTAHSLATARAIRGLRTWVTDEYEHDGVRASGSRVLDRLLALVRDEV from the coding sequence TTGACCAGCTACCGGCAGCCGGGCCTCGTCCTCACGGACCGCCACTTCACGGTCCCCCTCGACCACGCCGACCCGGCAGGGGAACAGATCCGGCTGTACGGCCGGGAGGTCGTGTCGAGCGCCCGGGCGGGGGCGGAGCTGCCCTGGCTGCTCTATCTCGAGGGCGGGCCCGGCTTCGGCGCCCGGCGCTTCCCCGGCAAACAGGCCTGGCTCGGCCGGGCGGTCCAGGAGTTCCGGGTCCTGCTGCTCGACCAGCGCGGCACCGGACTGTCCACGCCCGCCAACCGGCAGACCCTGCCGCTGCGCGGCGGCCCCGAGGAACAGGCGGATTACCTCGCGCACTTCCGCGCCGACAGCATCGTCCGCGACTGCGAGGCCGTCCGCCGCCAGCTCACCGGCGGGGCCCGGTGGACCGTGCTCGGCCAGAGCTTCGGCGGCTTCTGTGCCACGCACTACCTCTCGACCGCACCGGAGGGCCTGCGGACCGTACTGATCACCGGAGGGCTGCCCTCGCTCGACGCCCGCGCCGACGACGTGTACCGGGCCGCCTGCCCCCGCATCCAGCGCAAGGTCGAGGCCCACTACGCGCGCTACCCGCAGGACGTCGAGCGCGCCCGCCGTATCGCCGCCCATCTCGCCGAGCACCGCACCGTCCTGCCCGGCGGATACGTCCTGACGCCCGAGGCGTTCCAGTCGCTCGGCATCCAGCTCGGCACCGGGGACGGCAGCCACCAGCTGCACTACCTGCTGGAGAACGCCTTCATCGCCGGGGCCGGCGGCGACGAGCTGTCCGACGCCTTCCAGGAGGGCGTGCACGCCGCCCTGTCGTACGCCGCGCATCCGCTGTACGCCGTGCTCCACGAGGCGATCTACGCCCAGGGCGGAGCCCCCACGGCGTGGGCGGCCGAGCGGGTGCGCGCCGAGTTCCCGCAGTTCGACGCGGCGAAGACGCTCGCGGGCGACGGACCGCTGCTGTTCACGGGCGAGTCCGTCCACCCCTGGCACTTCGAGACCGACCCCGCCCTGCGCCCGCTGCGCGAGGCCGCGGAGCTGCTGGCCCAGCGCACCGACTGGCCCCCGCTGTACGACGCCGAGGTCCTCGCGGCCAACGAGGTCCCCGTCGCGGCGGCCGTCTACCACGACGACATGTACGTCGACACGGCCCACTCCCTGGCCACCGCCCGGGCCATCCGCGGACTGCGCACCTGGGTCACCGACGAGTACGAGCACGACGGCGTCCGCGCCTCGGGTTCGCGCGTGCTGGACCGGCTGCTGGCGCTCGTACGGGACGAGGTGTAG
- a CDS encoding PIG-L deacetylase family protein, with amino-acid sequence MTEPQLAAMPDDWTRALAVVAHPDDLEYGCAAAVAGWTDAGKKVTYLLASRGEAGIDTIEPAVCGPLREREQRASAAVVGVSAVEFPGHRDGMIEYGTALRRDIAAAIRRHRPELIVTLNHRDTWGTGPGAPWNTPDHRAVGRAALDAAADAGNRWIFPELAAEQGLAPWDGVRWVAVAASATPTHAVDATAGLERSVRSLLEHRSYIEALTDRTPED; translated from the coding sequence GTGACCGAACCCCAGCTCGCAGCGATGCCCGACGACTGGACGCGCGCCCTCGCCGTCGTCGCCCACCCCGACGACCTCGAATACGGCTGCGCCGCGGCCGTCGCCGGCTGGACCGACGCCGGCAAGAAGGTCACGTATCTGCTGGCCAGCCGGGGCGAGGCGGGCATCGACACGATCGAGCCCGCTGTCTGCGGACCGCTGCGCGAGCGGGAGCAGCGGGCGAGCGCGGCCGTCGTCGGGGTGTCCGCGGTGGAGTTCCCCGGCCACCGGGACGGCATGATCGAGTACGGCACGGCGCTGCGCCGGGACATCGCCGCCGCGATCCGCCGCCACCGCCCCGAGCTGATCGTCACCCTCAACCACCGGGACACCTGGGGCACCGGCCCCGGCGCTCCCTGGAACACACCTGACCACCGGGCCGTCGGGCGCGCCGCGCTGGACGCCGCGGCCGACGCGGGCAACCGGTGGATCTTCCCCGAACTCGCCGCGGAACAGGGGCTCGCCCCGTGGGACGGGGTCCGCTGGGTGGCGGTCGCTGCCTCGGCCACGCCCACGCACGCCGTGGACGCCACCGCCGGACTCGAACGCTCCGTGCGGTCCCTGCTGGAGCACCGCAGCTACATCGAGGCGCTGACCGACCGGACGCCCGAGGACTAG